In the Quercus lobata isolate SW786 chromosome 5, ValleyOak3.0 Primary Assembly, whole genome shotgun sequence genome, one interval contains:
- the LOC115991204 gene encoding G-type lectin S-receptor-like serine/threonine-protein kinase RKS1: protein MNPAKSLLKSVLILPLSLLFPICVSLDTITPDQPIKDGQTLVSNQKTFTLGFFSPGNSNRRYVGIWYYQITEQTIVWVANRDNPLNDSSGILSINSHGNLVLHTQNQTLPIWSTNIASVSSTNYSISMAPLLDVGNLVLVQQHSQRFLWQSFDYPTNTILPFMKLGLDRQTGLSQYLTSWKSKDDPKTGKYSYKIDPIGYPQLLLYKGQTPLWRAGSWSGQGLTGVPEMKSKLYNSDVNVSFVNNKDGITIMYSITEPDIYSKIIFVLGESGTFGRYTWGDGKWVRFWFNPKESCDIYLSCGPNSYCDPYKGEEFDCTCLPGFKPKSPLDWSIRDGSSGCVRNQGVSTCKSGEGFIKLACVKVPDTSIAHVDMSLSLKECEQECLRNCSCMAYTSADESEEGIGCLTWHGDLVDIRTFSNEGQDLYIRVDSIVLAQYAKKNGIARKTRIACSLPNLEDSTSRRDLDGTRTDSNLPVFDLKNIIAATDNFSVANLLGKGGFGSVYKGLLQNGMEIAVKRLSKNSRQGIEQFKNEVVLIAKLQHRNLVRILGCCVQGEEKMLIYEYLPNNSLDSYIFDGTKSSWLDWGKRIEIICGIPRGILYLHQDSRLRIIHRDLKASNVLLDTALNPKISDFGMARIFGGDQIEANTNCVVGTFGYMSPEYAMQGLFSIKSDVFSFGVLLLEIITGKRNTNYYHNGPSSNLIGHIWDQWKEGKAMQIVDPSQGETYPANEVSRCIQIGLLCVQEHATDRPTMSAVVFMLSNDTPLPSPKQPAFIFKSASNTNDQTTIEGANSINEITITKIDVLLLLLSLLFPICVSLDTITLDQPIKDGQTLVSNQKTFALGFFSPGNSNRRYVGIWYYQITEQTIVWVANRHNPLNDSSGILSINSHGNLVLHTQNQTLPIWSTNIASVSSTNYSISMVQLLDVGNLVLVQQHSQRVLWQSFDYPTNTILPFMKVGLDRQTGLSRYLTSWKSQDDPKIGKYSFKLDPIGCPQLLLYKGRTPLWRGGTWSNQGLAGVPEMKSKLYISLMNVSFVNNQDEITIMYSIIEPNDYSKIIFVLGESGTLGMYTWDNGKWVKLCYPKESCDIYLKCGPNSYCDPYNGDEFDCVCLPGFEPKSPLDWHIRDGSSGCVRNQGVSTCKSEEGFVKLASVKVPDTSIAHVDMSLSLKECEQECLRNCSCTAYTSADESEEGIGCLTWHGDLVDIRTFSNEGQDLYIRVDSVVLGNTLNSYESSACRVPSLEDSTSRRNHDGTGRDSNLPVFDLKNIIAATNNFSVANLLGKGGFGSVYKGLLKNGMEIAVKKLSKNSRQGIEQFKNEVVLIAKLQHRNLVRILGCCAQGEEKMLIYEYLPNNSLDSYIFDETKRSWLDWGKRIEIICGIARGILYLHQDSRLRIIHRDLKASNVLLDIALNPKISDFGMARIFRGDQIEANTNCVVGTLGYMSPKYAMQGLFSIKSDVFSFGVLLLEIITGKRNTNYNHNGPSSNLIGHIWDQWKEGKAMEIVDPSLGETYPANEVLRCIQIGLLCVQDHATNRPAMSAVVFMLSSDTPLPSPKQPAFIFKSTCNTKGQTTIEGANSINEITITKIDGR from the exons ATGAATCCTGCTAAATCCTTATTGAAATCAGTATTAATATTACCTCTCTCCCTTCTTTTCCCAATTTGCGTTTCCCTTGATACCATAACACCAGACCAGCCCATCAAGGATGGTCAAACTCTAGTCTCAAACCAAAAAACCTTTACACTTGGATTTTTCAGCCCTGGCAATTCCAACCGCCGCTACGTTGGAATTTGGTATTACCAAATTACCGAACAAACCATTGTGTGGGTTGCAAATAGAGACAATCCCCTCAATGATAGCTCGGGAATCCTATCCATCAACAGTCACGGAAACCTTGTCCTCCACACCCAAAATCAAACCCTTCCTATTTGGTCCACGAATATTGCTTCAGTCTCATCAACAAACTATTCTATCTCTATGGCTCCGCTCTTAGATGTTGGAAATCTTGTTTTGGTTCAACAACATAGCCAAAGGTTCTTATGGCAAAGCTTTGATTATCCCACCAATACTATTCTTCCTTTTATGAAACTTGGGCTGGACCGGCAGACTGGGTTGAGTCAATACTTAACATCTTGGAAGTCTAAAGATGACCCGAAAACAGGTAAGTACTCATATAAAATTGACCCAATTGGGTACCCCCAGTTGTTGTTATACAAGGGTCAAACTCCATTGTGGCGGGCTGGATCTTGGAGTGGCCAAGGATTGACCGGTGTACCAGAAATGAAATCTAAATTATATAATTCCGACGTGAATGTTAGTTTTGTGAATAATAAAGACGGAATCACCATTATGTATAGTATAACTGAGCCCGATATTTactctaaaattatttttgtcttaGGTGAATCAGGAACATTTGGGAGGTACACTTGGGGTGATGGTAAATGGGTTAGGTTTTGGTTCAACCCAAAAGAGTCATGCGATATATATTTAAGTTGTGGTCCAAATAGTTATTGTGACCCATATAAGGGGGAGGAGTTTGACTGCACGTGCTTACCCGGGTTCAAACCCAAGTCACCTCTTGATTGGAGCATTAGAGATGGGTCAAGTGGGTGTGTACGGAACCAAGGGGTGTCCACTTGTAAGAGCGGAGAAGGGTTCATCAAGTTGGCATGTGTGAAGGTGCCCGATACTTCAATAGCACATGTAGACATGAGTTTAAGTTTGAAAGAGTGTGAGCAGGAGTGCTTAAGGAATTGTTCTTGTATGGCTTACACAAGTGCAGATGAGAGTGAGGAAGGGATTGGATGCTTGACATGGCACGGGGACTTGGTCGACATAAGAACATTTTCTAATGAAGGACAAGATTTATACATACGCGTGGATTCGATTGTACTAG CTCAATATGCCAAGAAAAATGGTATTGCTCGAAAAACAAGGAT TGCCTGTAGTTTACCAAACTTAGAAGACTCTACAAGTAGAAGGGACCTTGATGGAACTAGAACAGATTCAAATTTGCCAGTATTTGATCTCAAAAACATTATTGCAGCCACAGATAATTTCTCAGTTGCTAACTTGCTTGGTAAAGGTGGCTTTGGCTCAGTATATAAG GGTTTGCTACAAAATGGAATGGAAATAGCTGTGAAAAGACTATCAAAAAACTCAAGACAAGGAATAGAACAGTTCAAAAATGAAGTTGTGCTAATTGCTAAACTCCAACATAGGAACTTGGTGAGAATTTTAGGTTGTTGTGTTCAAGGAGAAGAGAAGATGTTAATTTATGAGTATTTGCCAAACAATAGTTTGGACTCTTATATTTTTG ATGGAACAAAAAGCTCATGGTTAGATTGGGGAAAGAGAATTGAGATTATTTGTGGAATTCCTCGAGGAATCTTATATCTTCATCAAGACTCAAGATTAAGAATTATCCATAGAGATTTAAAGGCTAGCAATGTTTTACTTGACACTGCATTGaatccaaaaatttcagattttggaATGGCTAGAATCTTTGGAGGGGACCAAATTGAAGCCAATACAAATTGTGTAGTTGGAACGTT CGGTTATATGTCACCCGAGTATGCAATGCAAggattattttcaataaaatccGATGTATTTAGTTTTGGGGTGTTGCTATTGGAGATCATTACTGGCAAAAGAAACACCAACTATTATCATAATGGTCCTTCCTCAAATTTGATTGGACAC ATTTGGGACCAATGGAAAGAAGGAAAAGCCATGCAAATAGTTGATCCATCACAAGGTGAGACATACCCTGCTAATGAAGTATCAAGATGCATTCAGATTGGGCTTTTGTGTGTGCAAGAACATGCAACAGATCGACCGACCATGTCAGCAGTTGTTTTCATGTTGAGTAATGACACACCCCTTCCTTCACCAAAGCAACCTGCGTTCATTTTCAAGAGTGCCAGCAATACTAATGACCAAACAACTATTGAAGGGGCTAATTCTATAAATGAAATAACAATTACTAAAATAGATG TATTGCTATTACTTCTCTCCCTTCTTTTCCCAATTTGTGTTTCCCTTGATACCATAACACTGGACCAGCCCATCAAGGATGGTCAAACTCTAGTCTCAAACCAAAAAACCTTTGCACTTGGATTTTTCAGCCCTGGCAATTCCAACCGCCGCTACGTTGGAATTTGGTATTACCAAATTACCGAACAAACCATTGTGTGGGTTGCAAATAGACACAATCCCCTCAATGATAGCTCGGGAATCCTATCCATCAACAGTCACGGAAACCTTGTCCTCCACACCCAAAATCAAACCCTTCCTATTTGGTCCACGAATATTGCTTCAGTCTCATCAACAAACTATTCTATCTCTATGGTTCAGCTCTTAGATGTCGGAAATCTTGTTTTGGTTCAACAACATAGCCAAAGGGTCTTATGGCAAAGCTTTGATTATCCCACCAATACTATTCTTCCTTTTATGAAAGTTGGGCTAGATCGGCAAACTGGGTTAAGCCGATACTTAACATCTTGGAAGTCCCAAGATGACCCGAAAATAGGTAAGTACTCATTTAAACTCGATCCAATTGGGTGCCCCCAATTGTTGTTATACAAGGGTCGGACTCCATTGTGGCGGGGTGGAACTTGGAGCAACCAAGGATTGGCCGGTGTACCAGAAATGAAATCGAAATTATATATTTCCCTCATGAATGTTAGTTTTGTGAATAATCAAGATGAAATCACCATTATGTATAGTATAATTGAGCCCAATGATTactctaaaattatatttgtctTAGGTGAATCAGGTACACTTGGGATGTACACTTGGGACAATGGTAAATGGGTCAAGTTATGTTACCCAAAAGAGTCATGCGATATATATTTAAAGTGTGGTCCAAATAGTTACTGTGACCCATACAATGGGGATGAGTTCGATTGCGTGTGCTTACCCGGGTTCGAACCCAAGTCACCTCTTGATTGGCACATTAGAGATGGGTCAAGTGGGTGTGTAAGGAACCAAGGGGTGTCCACATGTAAGAGCGAAGAAGGGTTCGTCAAGTTGGCAAGTGTGAAGGTGCCTGATACTTCAATAGCACATGTAGACATGAGTTTAAGTTTGAAAGAGTGTGAGCAGGAATGCTTAAGGAATTGTTCTTGTACAGCTTACACAAGTGCAGATGAGAGTGAGGAAGGGATTGGATGCTTGACATGGCATGGGGACTTGGTCGACATAAGAACATTTTCTAATGAAGGACAAGATTTATACATACGCGTGGATTCGGTTGTACTAGGTAATACTTTAA ATTCATATGAATCTAGTGCCTGTCGTGTACCAAGCTTAGAAGACTCTACAAGTAGAAGGAACCATGATGGAACTGGAAGAGATTCAAATTTGCCAGTATTTGATCTAAAAAACATTATTGCAGCCACAAATAATTTCTCTGTTGCTAACCTACTTGGTAAAGGTGGCTTTGGCTCAGTTTATAAG GGTTTGCTaaaaaatggaatggaaatagctgtgaaaaaactatcaaaaaactCAAGACAAGGAATAGaacaattcaaaaatgaagttgTGCTAATTGCTAAACTCCAACACAGGAACTTGGTGAGAATTTTAGGTTGTTGTGCTCAAGGAGAAGAGAAGATGTTAATTTATGAGTATTTGCCAAACAATAGTTTGGACTCTTATATTTTTG ATGAAACAAAAAGGTCATGGTTAGATTGGGGAAAAAGAATTGAGATTATTTGTGGAATTGCTCGAGGGATCTTATATCTTCATCAAGACTCAAGATTAAGAATTATCCATAGAGATTTAAAGGCTAGCAATGTTTTACTTGACATTGCATTGaatccaaaaatttcagattttggtaTGGCTAGAATCTTTAGAGGGGACCAAATTGAAGCCAATACAAATTGTGTTGTTGGAACATT GGGTTATATGTCACCCAAGTATGCAATGCAAggattattttcaataaaatctgATGTATTTAGTTTTGGGGTGTTGCTATTGGAGATCATTACTGGCAAAAGAAACACCAACTATAATCATAATGGTCCCTCCTCAAATTTGATTGGACAT ATTTGGGACCAATGGAAAGAAGGCAAAGCCATGGAAATAGTCGATCCATCACTAGGTGAGACATACCCTGCTAATGAAGTATTGAGATGCATTCAAATTGGGCTTCTGTGCGTGCAAGATCATGCAACAAATCGACCAGCCATGTCGGCAGTTGTTTTCATGTTGAGTAGTGACACACCCCTTCCTTCACCAAAGCAACCTGCATTCATTTTCAAGAGTACCTGCAATACTAAAGGCCAAACAACTATTGAAGGAGCTAATTCTATAAATGAAATAACAATTACTAAAATAGATGGTCGCTAA